Proteins found in one Salvia splendens isolate huo1 chromosome 10, SspV2, whole genome shotgun sequence genomic segment:
- the LOC121750350 gene encoding stress-response A/B barrel domain-containing protein UP3-like, which produces MLCVKAAVRTNALASALRSPQPLRRFPSSVRMSSSAPSQIIEHVVLLKAKPSADPSAVADMLRSLNGLATLDSVLHISAGPVARCRSTALTFTHLLHSRYRSKSDLASYTDDPAHVSVVADYVKPVVDDVMAVDWVADDFAGAVAVPPGESLRLTVMKLREEGVGKGEILGIVRGMKGKFDSIEQLTVGENFSPGRSKGFSIASIAVVKDLASLGEQSNLVNDQKDKAREFLDGVVVLDYTVPASVPASL; this is translated from the coding sequence GCTTTCCTTCCTCCGTCAGAATGTCTTCATCCGCCCCTAGCCAGATCATCGAGCACGTGGTCCTACTGAAAGCGAAGCCCTCCGCCGACCCGTCCGCCGTCGCCGACATGCTCCGCAGCCTCAACGGCCTCGCAACCCTCGATTCCGTCCTCCACATCTCCGCCGGCCCCGTCGCCCGCTGCCGATCCACCGCCCTCACCTTCACCCACCTCCTCCACTCCCGCTACAGATCCAAATCGGATCTGGCGTCCTACACCGACGACCCCGCGCACGTCAGCGTCGTCGCCGATTACGTCAAGCCAGTCGTCGACGACGTCATGGCCGTCGATTGGGTGGCTGATGACTTCGCCGGGGCGGTGGCGGTCCCTCCGGGGGAGTCGCTGCGGCTGACGGTGATGAAGCTGAGGGAGGAGGGGGTCGGGAAGGGTGAGATTTTGGGGATTGTGAGGGGGATGAAGGGGAAATTCGATTCGATTGAGCAGCTGACGGTTGGGGAGAATTTCTCCCCCGGGAGGAGCAAGGGCTTCTCGATCGCGTCGATAGCGGTGGTGAAGGACCTTGCATCGTTGGGCGAACAATCGAATCTGGTGAATGATCAAAAGGATAAGGCTAGGGAGTTTCTCGACGGCGTCGTGGTGCTCGATTATACGGTGCCGGCTTCTGTTCCGGCTAGCCTTTGA